A stretch of DNA from Candidatus Pseudomonas phytovorans:
TGGAAGTCGACTTACACGACCAGAGCGGTCCGGCCTTGGCCCAGCAGCCCCCACAGCAGGCCAGCTACACCACCCAGGTGTACGACCGTCAGCTGGTCGAGGCCGACAACCTGATCGCCCGGTTGATCCACGAAAACAGCGCAACCGGCAAGACGGCCCAGCGATGAGCAACAACGCTGCTGCCCAGTTCACGCCACCGAGCCTGCTGCTGACCACCATCGGGCTGTCGCTGGCGACGTTCATGCAGGTGCTCGACACCACCATTGCCAACGTGGCATTGCCGACCATTTCCGGCAACCTGGGGGTGAGTTACGAGCAGGGCACCTGGGTCATTACCTCATTCGCGGTGAGCAATGCCATCGCCTTGCCGTTAACGGGCTGGCTCAGCCGGCGGTTTGGCGAAGTGAAGCTGTTTATCTGGGCCACGCTTTTATTCGTGCTGGCCTCGTTCCTGTGCGGTATTGCCCAGTCGATGCCGGAGCTGGTCGGTTTCCGGATACTGCAGGGCGTGGTTGCCGGGCCGTTGTATCCGATGACCCAGACCTTGCTGATTGCCGTCTACCCCCCCGCCAAACGGGGCATGGCCCTGGCGCTGCTGGCGATGGTCACGGTGGTGGCGCCGATTGCCGGGCCGATTCTGGGGGGCTGGATCACCGACAGTTACAGCTGGCCGTGGATCTTCTTCATCAACGTGCCCATTGGCCTGTTTGCCGCCGCCGTGGTGCGCCAGCAGATGCGCACCCGGCCGGTGGTCACCAGCCGACAGCCCATGGACTACATCGGTTTGCTGACACTGATCGTCGGTGTCGGGGCTTTGCAGGTGGTGCTCGACAAAGGCAACGACCTGGATTGGTTCGAGTCGTCGTTCATCATTGTCGGCAGCATCGTTTCGGTAGTGTTCCTGGCGGTATTCGTGATCTGGGAACTGACTGACCGCCACCCCGTGGTCAATCTGCGCCTGTTCGTTCACCGCAACTTTCGCGTCGGCACCATTGTGCTGGTCGGGGGCTATGCAGGGTTTTTCGGCATCAACCTGATCCTGCCGCAATGGTTGCAGACGCAGATGGGCTATACCGCCACCTGGGCGGGCCTGGCGGTGGCACCGATCGGCCTGCTGCCGGTGATCATGTCGCCGTTCGTGGGCAAGTACGCGCACCGCTTCGACCTGCGGGTGCTGGCGGGGCTGGCGTTCCTGGCGATTGGCACCAGCTGCTACATGCGAGCAGGCTTCACCAGCGAGGTGGACTTCCAGCATGTAGCCCTGGTGCAGCTGTTCATGGGTATTGGTGTGGCGTTGTTCTTCATGCCGACCTTGAGCATCCTGTTGTCCGATTTGCCACCAGACCAGATAGCCGATGGTTCGGGGCTGGCGACTTTCCTGCGTACCTTGGGCGGGAGTTTTGCCGCATCGTTGACCACCTGGATCTGGATTCGCCGGGCGGACCAGCACCATGCTTATCTCAGCGAGAACATCAGCCAGTTCGACCCTGCGACGCGGCATACGCTTGAGCAGTTGGGCGGGGCTAACCCGCAGAGTTATGCGCAGCTGGAACAGATACTCAATGCCCAGGCCTACATGATGTCGACGGTGGACTACTTCACCTTGATGACCTGGGTGTTTGCCGGGTTGATCCTGTTGGTGTGGTTCGCCAAGCCACCTTTCACTGCCAAGGCAGGGCCGGCATCGGCGGGGCATTGAAACGATGAGGCGAACGGCTCGGGATGCTGGGTGAGGCGGACATCGAGCGCCTCCCGCGGGGCGCGCTCGATACCTTCATCATCGGTTTGGCCAAAGAAGTGGCAGGCGAGGGCGTATGCGTCAATTCACGCCTCAAGCATTTGGCTGACGCGCGTTGCCAGTGCTGGCAGGGTGAACGGCTTGGTCAAGACACTCATGCCCT
This window harbors:
- a CDS encoding DHA2 family efflux MFS transporter permease subunit, whose amino-acid sequence is MSNNAAAQFTPPSLLLTTIGLSLATFMQVLDTTIANVALPTISGNLGVSYEQGTWVITSFAVSNAIALPLTGWLSRRFGEVKLFIWATLLFVLASFLCGIAQSMPELVGFRILQGVVAGPLYPMTQTLLIAVYPPAKRGMALALLAMVTVVAPIAGPILGGWITDSYSWPWIFFINVPIGLFAAAVVRQQMRTRPVVTSRQPMDYIGLLTLIVGVGALQVVLDKGNDLDWFESSFIIVGSIVSVVFLAVFVIWELTDRHPVVNLRLFVHRNFRVGTIVLVGGYAGFFGINLILPQWLQTQMGYTATWAGLAVAPIGLLPVIMSPFVGKYAHRFDLRVLAGLAFLAIGTSCYMRAGFTSEVDFQHVALVQLFMGIGVALFFMPTLSILLSDLPPDQIADGSGLATFLRTLGGSFAASLTTWIWIRRADQHHAYLSENISQFDPATRHTLEQLGGANPQSYAQLEQILNAQAYMMSTVDYFTLMTWVFAGLILLVWFAKPPFTAKAGPASAGH